One Cellulomonas sp. Y8 DNA segment encodes these proteins:
- the rplA gene encoding 50S ribosomal protein L1, with protein MAKHSKAYRAAAEKIEAGTTYNPLQAIRLAQATSTTKYDATVEVAMRLGVDPRKADQMVRGTVNLPNGTGKTARVIVFATGERAEQARAAGADEVGGDELIEKVAAGYTDFDSAVATPDLMGKVGRLGKVLGPRGLMPNPKTGTVTMDVAKAVSDIKGGKIEFRVDKHANLHFIIGKTSFSDVQLVENYAAALEEILRLKPSASKGRYITKATISTTNGPGILVDQNKTRNLTSEDEAA; from the coding sequence ATGGCGAAGCACAGCAAGGCGTACCGCGCCGCGGCCGAGAAGATCGAGGCCGGCACCACCTACAACCCGCTGCAGGCGATCCGCCTGGCGCAGGCCACGTCGACCACCAAGTACGACGCGACCGTCGAGGTCGCCATGCGCCTCGGTGTCGACCCGCGCAAGGCCGACCAGATGGTCCGTGGCACGGTCAACCTGCCGAACGGCACGGGCAAGACCGCCCGCGTCATCGTCTTCGCGACCGGTGAGCGTGCCGAGCAGGCCCGCGCCGCCGGTGCGGACGAGGTCGGCGGCGACGAGCTGATCGAGAAGGTCGCGGCGGGCTACACCGACTTCGACTCCGCGGTCGCGACCCCGGATCTCATGGGCAAGGTCGGCCGCCTCGGCAAGGTGCTCGGTCCGCGTGGCCTCATGCCGAACCCGAAGACCGGCACCGTGACGATGGACGTGGCCAAGGCCGTGTCCGACATCAAGGGCGGCAAGATCGAGTTCCGCGTCGACAAGCACGCGAACCTGCACTTCATCATCGGCAAGACGTCGTTCTCCGACGTCCAGCTGGTGGAGAACTACGCCGCGGCGCTCGAGGAGATCCTGCGTCTCAAGCCGTCCGCGTCGAAGGGCCGCTACATCACCAAGGCGACCATCTCGACCACGAACGGCCCCGGCATCCTGGTCGACCAGAACAAGACCCGGAACCTCACCTCGGAGGACGAGGCGGCCTGA
- a CDS encoding ABC transporter ATP-binding protein, translating into MDDSDLAVRVTGLQKRYGEKRAVDGLDLTVARGEIVAVLGPNGAGKTTTVEILEGYRRRDGGDVRVLGVDPQTAGREWRARIGIVLQGTNDLAEATVSELVHHFARYYPDPRDPEEVIDAVGLREKARTRSRQLSGGQRRRLDVALGIVGRPELLFLDEPTTGFDPEARHAFWDLVSGLRDGGTTILLTTHYLEEAEHLADRVAVVRSGRVVAVDTPADLGGRSARQAVVQWSEGGQVRREQTDAPTAVVAALGARLGGEVPALQVVRPTLEDVYLGLIAADEDTTPAALPALATTEAAR; encoded by the coding sequence ATGGACGACAGCGACCTGGCGGTCCGGGTGACCGGCCTGCAGAAGCGGTACGGCGAGAAGCGCGCCGTCGACGGGCTCGACCTCACGGTGGCCCGCGGCGAGATCGTCGCCGTGCTCGGCCCGAACGGGGCGGGCAAGACGACCACCGTCGAGATCCTCGAGGGCTACCGCCGGCGGGACGGCGGCGACGTCCGCGTCCTCGGCGTCGACCCCCAGACCGCGGGCCGCGAGTGGCGCGCCCGGATCGGCATCGTGCTGCAGGGCACGAACGACCTCGCCGAGGCGACGGTCTCCGAGCTCGTGCACCACTTCGCCCGGTACTACCCCGACCCGCGGGACCCCGAGGAGGTCATCGACGCGGTCGGCCTGCGCGAGAAGGCCCGCACGCGCAGCCGGCAGCTGTCCGGCGGCCAGCGGCGCCGGCTCGACGTCGCGCTCGGCATCGTCGGGCGGCCCGAGCTGCTGTTCCTCGACGAGCCGACGACCGGCTTCGACCCCGAGGCCCGGCACGCGTTCTGGGACCTGGTGTCCGGGCTGCGCGACGGCGGCACGACGATCCTGCTGACCACGCACTACCTGGAGGAGGCCGAGCACCTGGCCGACCGGGTGGCCGTCGTCCGGTCCGGTCGCGTGGTCGCCGTCGACACCCCGGCCGACCTCGGCGGGCGCTCGGCGCGCCAGGCGGTCGTCCAGTGGAGCGAGGGCGGCCAGGTCCGCCGCGAGCAGACCGACGCCCCGACCGCGGTGGTCGCGGCGCTCGGCGCCCGGCTCGGCGGCGAGGTCCCCGCCCTGCAGGTCGTCCGGCCGACCCTCGAGGACGTCTACCTCGGGCTGATCGCGGCGGACGAGGACACCACCCCGGCGGCTCTGCCCGCCCTGGCGACGACGGAGGCCGCGCGATGA
- the rplK gene encoding 50S ribosomal protein L11, with translation MPPKKKVTGLIKLQINAGAATPAPPIGPALGQHGVNIMEFCKAYNAATESQRGNVIPVEITVYEDRSFTFITKTPPAAELIKKAAGVAKGSPTPHTVKVATLTADQVREIASTKLEDLNANDLAAAEKIIAGTARSMGIKVEG, from the coding sequence ATGCCCCCGAAGAAGAAGGTCACCGGCCTCATCAAGCTCCAGATCAACGCCGGTGCGGCGACCCCCGCCCCGCCGATCGGTCCGGCGCTGGGTCAGCACGGTGTGAACATCATGGAGTTCTGCAAGGCCTACAACGCGGCCACCGAGTCGCAGCGCGGCAACGTGATCCCGGTGGAGATCACGGTCTACGAGGACCGTTCCTTCACCTTCATCACGAAGACCCCGCCGGCCGCCGAGCTCATCAAGAAGGCCGCCGGTGTCGCGAAGGGCTCGCCCACGCCGCACACGGTCAAGGTCGCGACGCTGACCGCGGACCAGGTCCGCGAGATCGCCTCGACCAAGCTCGAGGACCTGAACGCCAACGACCTCGCCGCCGCCGAGAAGATCATCGCCGGCACCGCGCGCTCGATGGGCATCAAGGTCGAGGGCTGA
- the nusG gene encoding transcription termination/antitermination protein NusG, translating into MSQESQEPGLGAAESELDDALASVEAVEAPAAGEPADEVDGDSGDAAEAAPVEETDDAEETDEVESDEVDVDEDPVAAFKAQLKSQFGDWYVIHSYAGYENRVKTNLENRIQSLNMEDFIFQVEVPMEEVVEIKNAQRKVVRRVRIPGYVLVRMDLTDESWGAVRHTPGVTGFVGHTHQPVPLTLDEVFSMLAPTIEAKAPTAAPQQKAAAPIEVDFTVGESVTVTDGPFDTLPATISEISPENQKLKVLVSIFGRETPVELSFSQVAKI; encoded by the coding sequence GTGTCGCAGGAATCGCAGGAGCCCGGTCTGGGTGCCGCCGAGTCCGAGCTCGACGACGCCCTGGCGTCGGTCGAGGCGGTCGAGGCCCCGGCCGCCGGCGAGCCCGCGGACGAGGTCGACGGCGACTCCGGCGACGCGGCCGAGGCCGCCCCGGTCGAGGAGACCGACGACGCCGAGGAGACCGACGAGGTCGAGTCCGACGAGGTCGACGTCGACGAGGACCCGGTCGCCGCGTTCAAGGCGCAGCTGAAGTCGCAGTTCGGCGACTGGTACGTCATCCACTCCTACGCGGGCTACGAGAACCGCGTGAAGACGAACCTCGAGAACCGCATCCAGAGCCTCAACATGGAGGACTTCATCTTCCAGGTGGAGGTCCCCATGGAGGAGGTCGTCGAGATCAAGAACGCGCAGCGCAAGGTCGTGCGCCGCGTCCGGATCCCCGGCTACGTCCTCGTGCGCATGGACCTCACCGACGAGTCGTGGGGCGCCGTCCGGCACACCCCGGGCGTCACGGGCTTCGTGGGCCACACCCACCAGCCGGTGCCGCTCACCCTCGACGAGGTGTTCTCCATGCTGGCGCCGACGATCGAGGCGAAGGCCCCGACCGCCGCGCCGCAGCAGAAGGCCGCCGCCCCGATCGAGGTCGACTTCACCGTCGGCGAGTCGGTCACCGTCACCGACGGCCCGTTCGACACGCTGCCGGCCACGATCTCCGAGATCAGCCCCGAGAACCAGAAGCTCAAGGTCCTCGTCTCCATCTTCGGCCGGGAGACCCCGGTCGAGCTGTCGTTCAGCCAGGTCGCCAAGATCTGA
- a CDS encoding pyridoxal phosphate-dependent aminotransferase, whose product MAGVSAPAPAQPAQPRRVSARVGGIAESATLAVDAKAKALKAAGRPVIGFGAGEPDFPTPDYVVEAAVAAARNPANHRYSPAGGLPALKEAVAAKTLRDSGYAISPADVLVTNGGKQAVYQAFATLLDPGDEVLLPAPYWTTYPEAIRLAGGVPVEVVAGVDQGYKVTVEQLEAARTPRTKVLLFCSPSNPTGAVYSPEQTAEVGRWALEHGIWVVTDEIYEHLTYDGAVATPMLSAVPELADTTVVLNGVAKTYAMTGWRVGWLVGPSDVVKAATNLQSHLTSNVANVSQHAAIAALTGDLSAVAAMREAFDRRRRTMVSMLAEIDGVVIPAPEGAFYAYPAVHGLLGRTFRGVTPTTSAELAALLLDQAEVAVVPGEAFGPSGYLRLSYALGDADLAEGVGRIQALLAEG is encoded by the coding sequence ATGGCGGGCGTGAGCGCGCCCGCCCCCGCCCAGCCCGCCCAGCCCCGCCGCGTGTCCGCCCGCGTCGGGGGCATCGCCGAGTCCGCCACCCTGGCGGTGGACGCGAAGGCCAAGGCCCTCAAGGCCGCCGGCCGGCCCGTGATCGGCTTCGGCGCCGGCGAGCCGGACTTCCCGACGCCCGACTACGTCGTCGAGGCCGCGGTGGCCGCCGCGCGCAACCCCGCGAACCACCGCTACTCCCCCGCGGGCGGGCTGCCCGCGCTCAAGGAGGCGGTCGCGGCCAAGACGCTGCGCGACTCCGGCTACGCGATCTCCCCCGCCGACGTGCTGGTGACCAACGGCGGCAAGCAGGCCGTCTACCAGGCGTTCGCGACCCTGCTCGACCCGGGCGACGAGGTGCTGCTCCCGGCCCCGTACTGGACCACCTACCCCGAGGCGATCCGCCTGGCCGGCGGCGTGCCCGTCGAGGTGGTCGCCGGCGTCGACCAGGGCTACAAGGTCACCGTCGAGCAGCTCGAGGCCGCGCGCACCCCGCGGACCAAGGTGCTGCTGTTCTGCTCGCCGTCCAACCCGACCGGCGCGGTGTACTCGCCCGAGCAGACCGCGGAGGTCGGCCGCTGGGCGCTGGAGCACGGCATCTGGGTCGTCACCGACGAGATCTACGAGCACCTCACCTACGACGGCGCGGTGGCGACGCCGATGCTGTCCGCGGTCCCGGAGCTCGCGGACACCACCGTCGTGCTGAACGGCGTCGCCAAGACCTACGCGATGACCGGCTGGCGGGTGGGCTGGCTCGTCGGACCGTCGGACGTCGTCAAGGCCGCGACCAACCTGCAGTCGCACCTGACGTCCAACGTCGCCAACGTCTCCCAGCACGCCGCGATCGCCGCGCTCACCGGCGACCTGTCGGCCGTCGCCGCGATGCGCGAGGCGTTCGACCGCCGCCGGCGGACCATGGTGTCGATGCTGGCGGAGATCGACGGCGTCGTGATCCCCGCGCCGGAGGGCGCCTTCTACGCCTACCCCGCGGTGCACGGCCTGCTCGGCCGCACGTTCCGCGGCGTCACCCCGACCACGTCCGCCGAGCTGGCCGCGCTGCTGCTCGACCAGGCCGAGGTCGCGGTCGTCCCCGGCGAGGCGTTCGGGCCGAGCGGGTACCTGCGGCTGTCCTACGCGCTGGGCGACGCCGACCTGGCCGAGGGCGTCGGGCGGATCCAGGCGCTGCTCGCCGAAGGCTGA
- the secE gene encoding preprotein translocase subunit SecE — protein MSDSAPVAASDAGEPAERTGGKKAARPEKKRGLFARIALFVRQVVAELKKVVRPTRSELVTYTGVVLVFVAVVMAFVTVVDFGIGRATFWIFGG, from the coding sequence GTGAGCGACTCGGCACCCGTGGCGGCGTCCGACGCGGGCGAGCCCGCGGAGCGGACCGGCGGCAAGAAGGCCGCTCGCCCGGAGAAGAAGCGCGGCCTGTTCGCCCGCATCGCCCTGTTCGTCCGCCAGGTCGTGGCGGAGCTCAAGAAGGTCGTCCGCCCGACCCGCTCCGAGCTGGTGACCTACACCGGCGTCGTGCTGGTCTTCGTGGCCGTCGTGATGGCGTTCGTGACCGTCGTGGACTTCGGCATCGGCCGCGCCACGTTCTGGATCTTCGGGGGCTGA
- a CDS encoding ABC transporter permease: MSTTTLDRPTAGRLPGTLRLGVDRARYEIRGFFRERDAIIFIFAYPIIMLAIFATVFGQDGAEVADGVPFAQYFLPGMIATGVLLSSFQSLAISIPVERDEGGLKRLGGTPLPPAAYFLGKVGQVLVVSVVQVALLLAVAGLVFDVDMPDASGWATFAWVFLLGAAAGAVCGVGFSSLPRSGRSASAVVTPVVLVLQFISGVFFAFYDLPSWMQQVASVFPLKWMAQGMRSVFLPDEAAALEPSGSWQHGATAAVLLAWLVVGLVVGVRTFRWRRRDDG; encoded by the coding sequence ATGAGCACCACGACCCTGGACCGGCCCACGGCCGGCCGGCTGCCGGGCACCCTGCGCCTCGGCGTCGACCGGGCCCGCTACGAGATCCGCGGGTTCTTCCGCGAGCGGGACGCGATCATCTTCATCTTCGCGTACCCGATCATCATGCTGGCGATCTTCGCGACGGTGTTCGGCCAGGACGGCGCCGAGGTCGCGGACGGCGTGCCGTTCGCGCAGTACTTCCTGCCCGGGATGATCGCCACGGGCGTGCTGCTGTCCTCGTTCCAGTCGCTGGCGATCTCGATCCCGGTCGAGCGCGACGAGGGCGGTCTCAAGCGGCTGGGCGGCACGCCGCTGCCGCCGGCGGCGTACTTCCTGGGCAAGGTCGGCCAGGTGCTCGTGGTCTCGGTCGTGCAGGTCGCGCTGCTGCTCGCGGTCGCCGGCCTGGTGTTCGACGTCGACATGCCGGACGCCTCCGGGTGGGCCACGTTCGCCTGGGTGTTCCTCCTCGGTGCCGCCGCCGGCGCGGTGTGCGGGGTCGGGTTCTCGTCGCTGCCCCGGTCGGGCCGGTCCGCGAGCGCCGTGGTCACACCCGTGGTCCTGGTGCTGCAGTTCATCTCCGGCGTGTTCTTCGCGTTCTACGACCTGCCGTCCTGGATGCAGCAGGTGGCGTCGGTGTTCCCGCTCAAGTGGATGGCCCAGGGCATGCGGTCGGTGTTCCTGCCGGACGAGGCGGCCGCGCTGGAGCCGTCCGGGTCGTGGCAGCACGGCGCGACCGCGGCGGTCCTGCTGGCCTGGCTGGTCGTCGGCCTCGTCGTCGGGGTCCGGACGTTCCGGTGGCGGCGGCGTGACGACGGCTGA